A stretch of the Aphelocoma coerulescens isolate FSJ_1873_10779 chromosome 22, UR_Acoe_1.0, whole genome shotgun sequence genome encodes the following:
- the PLEKHA2 gene encoding pleckstrin homology domain-containing family A member 2 isoform X2: MPYVDRQNRICGFLDIEENETCGKFLRRYFILDTQANHLLWYMDNPQNLAIGAGAVGSLQLTYISKVSIATPKQKPKTPFCFVINALSQRYFLQASDQKDLQDWVEALNRASKITVPKGGSVPPATEITKPPVVAQDRKPQVAYKTEIVGGVVVHTPISINQDGGEGSEVAAHPLLRRSQSYIPPSAAKPPAGPPPLKSGFCVKQGNVRKSWKRRYFVLDEFSISYYKCEQDKEPLRSILLKDVCKTHECLVKSGDLLMRDNLFEIITSSRTFYIQEMSFVRCTSMARPGGSSAPSQPRPAAEERRTLCKAPSTSSWQPWTPVPQAEGQRPAPLRDSVSVSVPALAERDGRAVPGTRLRHRSEPQHPKEKPFAFDLDDESIRTSDV, encoded by the exons ATGCCGTACGTGGATCGACAGAACCGTATCTGCGGGTTCCTGGACATTGAAGAAAATGAGACCTGTGGCAAGTTTCTGCGGAGATATTTCATCCTGGACACCCAGGCCAACCACCTCCTGTGGTACATGGACAATCCTCAG AACCTGGCCATTGGAGCAGGTGCTGTCGGATCTCTGCAGCTGACCTATATCTCCAAG GTTAGCATTGCCACCCCGAAACAGAAGCCTAAAACTCCATTCTGCTTTG TTATCAACGCTCTGTCCCAGCGCTATTTCTTGCAAGCCAGTGACCAAAAGGATCTGCAGGACTGGGTGGAGGCGCTGAACAGGGCCAGTAAGATTACG GTGCCCAAGGGCGGCAGCGTCCCACCGGCCACAGAAATCACAAAGCCTCCAGTGGTGGCCCAGGACAGGAAGCCCCAGGTGGCCTACAAAACTGAGATCGTTGGGGGGGTCGTGGTCCACACACCCATCTCCATCAACCAG GACGGCGGCGAGGGCAGCGAGGTGGCCGCCCACCCTCTGCTGCGGCGCTCGCAGAGCTACATCCCCCCCTCGGCCGCCAAGCcgcccgccgggccgcccccgcTCAAGAGCGGCTTCTGCGTCAAACAGGGGAACGTG aGGAAGAGCTGGAAGCGGCGGTACTTCGTTCTGGATGAGTTTTCCATCAGCTACTACAAGTGTGAGCAG GACAAGGAGCCTTTGCGTTCGATTCTCTTGAAAGATGTTTGCAAGACCCACGAGTGCCTGGTCAAGTCTGG TGACCTCCTGATGCGGGACAACCTCTTTGAAATCATAACGAGCTCCAGGACCTTCTACATCCAG GAGATGTCCTTTGTGAGATGCACCTCCATGGCCAGGCCCGGGGGCTCCTCGGCCCCCTCCCAGCCACGGCCGGCAGCGGAGGAGCGGAGAACTTTGTGCAAGgccccctccacctcctcctggcAGCCCTGGACGCCGGTGCCGCAGGCGGAGGGGCAGCGGCCGGCGCCGCTCAGAGACTCGGTGTCGGTGTCGGTGCCGGCCCTGGCGGAGCGCGATGGCAGAGCCGTGCCCGGCACGCGGCTGCGGCACCGCTCAGAGCCGCAGCATCCCAAGGAGAAGCCGTTCGCCTTTGACCTGGATGATGAAAGTATCCGGACCTCGGATGTCTGA
- the PLEKHA2 gene encoding pleckstrin homology domain-containing family A member 2 isoform X1 has translation MPYVDRQNRICGFLDIEENETCGKFLRRYFILDTQANHLLWYMDNPQNLAIGAGAVGSLQLTYISKVSIATPKQKPKTPFCFVINALSQRYFLQASDQKDLQDWVEALNRASKITVPKGGSVPPATEITKPPVVAQDRKPQVAYKTEIVGGVVVHTPISINQDGGEGSEVAAHPLLRRSQSYIPPSAAKPPAGPPPLKSGFCVKQGNVRKSWKRRYFVLDEFSISYYKCEQDKEPLRSILLKDVCKTHECLVKSGDLLMRDNLFEIITSSRTFYIQADSPEDMHSWIRAITGAVQALKTRPREMSFVRCTSMARPGGSSAPSQPRPAAEERRTLCKAPSTSSWQPWTPVPQAEGQRPAPLRDSVSVSVPALAERDGRAVPGTRLRHRSEPQHPKEKPFAFDLDDESIRTSDV, from the exons ATGCCGTACGTGGATCGACAGAACCGTATCTGCGGGTTCCTGGACATTGAAGAAAATGAGACCTGTGGCAAGTTTCTGCGGAGATATTTCATCCTGGACACCCAGGCCAACCACCTCCTGTGGTACATGGACAATCCTCAG AACCTGGCCATTGGAGCAGGTGCTGTCGGATCTCTGCAGCTGACCTATATCTCCAAG GTTAGCATTGCCACCCCGAAACAGAAGCCTAAAACTCCATTCTGCTTTG TTATCAACGCTCTGTCCCAGCGCTATTTCTTGCAAGCCAGTGACCAAAAGGATCTGCAGGACTGGGTGGAGGCGCTGAACAGGGCCAGTAAGATTACG GTGCCCAAGGGCGGCAGCGTCCCACCGGCCACAGAAATCACAAAGCCTCCAGTGGTGGCCCAGGACAGGAAGCCCCAGGTGGCCTACAAAACTGAGATCGTTGGGGGGGTCGTGGTCCACACACCCATCTCCATCAACCAG GACGGCGGCGAGGGCAGCGAGGTGGCCGCCCACCCTCTGCTGCGGCGCTCGCAGAGCTACATCCCCCCCTCGGCCGCCAAGCcgcccgccgggccgcccccgcTCAAGAGCGGCTTCTGCGTCAAACAGGGGAACGTG aGGAAGAGCTGGAAGCGGCGGTACTTCGTTCTGGATGAGTTTTCCATCAGCTACTACAAGTGTGAGCAG GACAAGGAGCCTTTGCGTTCGATTCTCTTGAAAGATGTTTGCAAGACCCACGAGTGCCTGGTCAAGTCTGG TGACCTCCTGATGCGGGACAACCTCTTTGAAATCATAACGAGCTCCAGGACCTTCTACATCCAG GCAGACAGCCCCGAGGACATGCACAGCTGGATCCGGGCAATCACAGGGGCAGTCCAGGCCCTGAAAACCCGCCCCAGG GAGATGTCCTTTGTGAGATGCACCTCCATGGCCAGGCCCGGGGGCTCCTCGGCCCCCTCCCAGCCACGGCCGGCAGCGGAGGAGCGGAGAACTTTGTGCAAGgccccctccacctcctcctggcAGCCCTGGACGCCGGTGCCGCAGGCGGAGGGGCAGCGGCCGGCGCCGCTCAGAGACTCGGTGTCGGTGTCGGTGCCGGCCCTGGCGGAGCGCGATGGCAGAGCCGTGCCCGGCACGCGGCTGCGGCACCGCTCAGAGCCGCAGCATCCCAAGGAGAAGCCGTTCGCCTTTGACCTGGATGATGAAAGTATCCGGACCTCGGATGTCTGA
- the TACC1 gene encoding transforming acidic coiled-coil-containing protein 1 isoform X2: protein MGAAQSREPRDLRDPRAPPRRSDSTDNFETPEAETPTCSPLKEFCEPPGSPESEAGTQEPGGHGDLLVGEAHWDSSPGKHPKDEAQPEIGAPKASSDAKGETDPDHSPLMQPLAGLGCKADPGHAAVPTVEPAPVPHVGTATCKRVTSGGDSVDTGLVELRADALAQDQLGKGKTPLLGRKTDEATEETQASYQLEPEQHDRSVSPFVAGCCQLQSSPLAVSQRLPHPGELGGDPALETTGQVLKPGADFTEVRESVEAKPASPRRGSRIPASKLTPKRHRESPKKPAEDAERGPTEPPLPRGSSQLGPTCWDSPSLNSLSGSSALQNMPVLPKGSYQFDPNNFDSMDPFKPTKTLASTDADSCSTADNSLNEILESQTLEMQDDALKGKDSPKKPKSRLITTTEQVKFLCFLLSGCKVKQHEAQPLVLGISTQDEGVLISEIPDITNRDGRATDEEKLASTTSTQKAAGLEKKAEPEDDLEYFECSNVPVSTVKHRPEAGFEKEICKQMEKDGPGIFPDNPGLCSMDKCPSVSRSESPLAGICLSESEKAAVLTLIREEIITKEIEANEWKKKYEESRQEVLEMRKIVAEYEKTIAQMIEDEQRTNMTSQKNLQQLTMEKDQALADLNSVERSLSDLFRRYENLKGVLEGFKKNEEALKKCAQDYLTRVKQEEQRYQALKVHAEEKLDKANEEIAQVRTKAKAESAALHAGLRKEQMKVESLERTLQQKNQEIEELTKICDELIAKLGKSD from the exons AGCCAGGTGGCCATGGTGACCTGCTGGTAGGGGAAGCCCACTGGGACAGCTCGCCTGGGAAGCACCCCAAAGATGAGGCTCAACCAGAGATTGGAGCTCCTAAAGCCAGTTCGGATGCTAAAGGGGAAACCGACCCTGACCACTCGCCCCTGATGCAacccctggctgggctgggctgtaaGGCTGACCCTGGCCACGCCGCTGTGCCCACTGTGGAGCCAGCCCCCGTGCCCCATGTGGGCACAGCCACCTGCAAGCGGGTCACATCAGGAGGGGACTCGGTGGACACGGGGCTGGTGGAGCTGAGGGCTGATGCCCTGGCCCAGGACCAGCTCGGGAAAGGGAAAACACCTTTGCTGGGGAGGAAAACAGATGAAGCCACAGAGGAGACCCAAGCATCCTACCAGCTTGAGCCTGAGCAGCATGACAGGAGTGTGAGCCCCTTTGTGGCAGGGTGCTGCCAGCTACAGAGCTCTCCCCTGGCAGTCTCACAACGCCTTCCCCATCCTGGTGAGCTGGGGGGGGACCCAGCTCTGGAGACCACAGGGCAGGTCCTGAAACCTGGGGCTGATTTTACAGAGGTGAGAGAGAGTGTGGAGGCCAAGCCAGCTTCACCCAGGAGGGGCAGCAGGATCCCAGCCAGCAAGCTGACACCGAAGAGACACAGAGAGTCCCCTAAGAAACCAGCTGAGGATGCAGAGAGGGGTCCCACAGAGCCGCCACTGCCTCGGGGCTCCTCCCAGCTGGGTCCCACGTGCTGGGACAGCCCCAGTCTCAACTCTCTCAGTGGCAGCTCAGCACTGCAAAATATGCCGGTTCTTCCCAAGGGCTCTTATCAGTTTGACCCCAATAACTTTGACTCCATGGATCCATTCAAGCCCACCAAGACGCTTGCCAGCACCGACGCTGACTCTTGCTCCACTGCAGATAACAGCCTCAATGAAATCCTCGAATCTCAGACACTGGAGATGCAGGACGATGCCCTGAAAGGCAAAGACTCCCCCAAGAAGCCCAAGTCACGCCTGATAAC GACTACTGAGCAAGTgaaatttctctgttttctgtt GAGCGGCTGCAAGGTGAAGCAGCACGAGGCGCAGCCCCTGGTCCTGGGCATCAGCACTCAG GATGAAGGTGTGTTGATCTCAGAAATCCCAGATATTACAAATCGGGATGGACGTGCCACTGATGAGGAGAAGCTGGCCTCCACCACCTCCACGCAGAAAGCAGCCGGGCTGGAGAAGAAGGCTGAGCCAGAAGATGACTTGGAGTACTTTGAGTGCTCGAATGTCCCTGTGTCCACGGTGAAGCACAGACCAGAGGCAG GTTTTGAAAAGGAGATCTGCAAGCAGATGGAAAAGGATGGGCCTGGCATCTTCCCT GACAATCCTGGGCTGTGCTCCATGGACAAGTGCCCCAGCGTGAGCAGGAGCGAGAGTCCCCTGGCTGGCATCTGCCTCAGCGAGTCCGAGAAGGCGGCCGTGCTCACGCTCATCAGAGAGGAG ATAATCACCAAGGAGATCGAGGCCAATGAGTGGAAGAAGAAATACGAGGAGAGCCGGCAGGAAGTGCTGGAGATGAG GAAAATTGTGGCTGAGTATGAAAAGACCATTGCCCAGATGATAG AGGATGAGCAGAGGACAAACATGACATCTCAGAAGAACCTGCAGCAGCTTACAATGGAAAAGGACCAGGCTCTGGCAGACCTGAACTCGGTTGAGAGGTCCCTGTCGGATCTGTTCAGGAGATACGAAAACCTGAAGGGTGTCCTGGAAGGATTTAAGAAG AATGAAGAAGCTCTGAAGAAATGTGCTCAAGATTATCTAACCCGTGTCAAGCAGGAAGAGCAGCGGTATCAGGCCCTGAAAGTCCACGCAGAAGAAAAATTGGACAA AGCCAACGAGGAGATCGCCCAGGTGCGCACGAAGGCCAAGGCGGAGAGCGCGGCGCTGCACGCTGGGCTGCGCAAGGAGCAGATGAAGGTGGAGTCCCTGGAGAGAACCCTGCAGCAGAAG AACCAGGAGATTGAGGAGCTGACCAAGATCTGCGACGAGCTGATAGCGAAACTGGGAAAGTCAGACTGA
- the TACC1 gene encoding transforming acidic coiled-coil-containing protein 1 isoform X3, whose amino-acid sequence MQPLAGLGCKADPGHAAVPTVEPAPVPHVGTATCKRVTSGGDSVDTGLVELRADALAQDQLGKGKTPLLGRKTDEATEETQASYQLEPEQHDRSVSPFVAGCCQLQSSPLAVSQRLPHPGELGGDPALETTGQVLKPGADFTEVRESVEAKPASPRRGSRIPASKLTPKRHRESPKKPAEDAERGPTEPPLPRGSSQLGPTCWDSPSLNSLSGSSALQNMPVLPKGSYQFDPNNFDSMDPFKPTKTLASTDADSCSTADNSLNEILESQTLEMQDDALKGKDSPKKPKSRLITTTEQVKFLCFLLSGCKVKQHEAQPLVLGISTQDEGVLISEIPDITNRDGRATDEEKLASTTSTQKAAGLEKKAEPEDDLEYFECSNVPVSTVKHRPEAGFEKEICKQMEKDGPGIFPDNPGLCSMDKCPSVSRSESPLAGICLSESEKAAVLTLIREEIITKEIEANEWKKKYEESRQEVLEMRKIVAEYEKTIAQMIEDEQRTNMTSQKNLQQLTMEKDQALADLNSVERSLSDLFRRYENLKGVLEGFKKNEEALKKCAQDYLTRVKQEEQRYQALKVHAEEKLDKANEEIAQVRTKAKAESAALHAGLRKEQMKVESLERTLQQKNQEIEELTKICDELIAKLGKSD is encoded by the exons ATGCAacccctggctgggctgggctgtaaGGCTGACCCTGGCCACGCCGCTGTGCCCACTGTGGAGCCAGCCCCCGTGCCCCATGTGGGCACAGCCACCTGCAAGCGGGTCACATCAGGAGGGGACTCGGTGGACACGGGGCTGGTGGAGCTGAGGGCTGATGCCCTGGCCCAGGACCAGCTCGGGAAAGGGAAAACACCTTTGCTGGGGAGGAAAACAGATGAAGCCACAGAGGAGACCCAAGCATCCTACCAGCTTGAGCCTGAGCAGCATGACAGGAGTGTGAGCCCCTTTGTGGCAGGGTGCTGCCAGCTACAGAGCTCTCCCCTGGCAGTCTCACAACGCCTTCCCCATCCTGGTGAGCTGGGGGGGGACCCAGCTCTGGAGACCACAGGGCAGGTCCTGAAACCTGGGGCTGATTTTACAGAGGTGAGAGAGAGTGTGGAGGCCAAGCCAGCTTCACCCAGGAGGGGCAGCAGGATCCCAGCCAGCAAGCTGACACCGAAGAGACACAGAGAGTCCCCTAAGAAACCAGCTGAGGATGCAGAGAGGGGTCCCACAGAGCCGCCACTGCCTCGGGGCTCCTCCCAGCTGGGTCCCACGTGCTGGGACAGCCCCAGTCTCAACTCTCTCAGTGGCAGCTCAGCACTGCAAAATATGCCGGTTCTTCCCAAGGGCTCTTATCAGTTTGACCCCAATAACTTTGACTCCATGGATCCATTCAAGCCCACCAAGACGCTTGCCAGCACCGACGCTGACTCTTGCTCCACTGCAGATAACAGCCTCAATGAAATCCTCGAATCTCAGACACTGGAGATGCAGGACGATGCCCTGAAAGGCAAAGACTCCCCCAAGAAGCCCAAGTCACGCCTGATAAC GACTACTGAGCAAGTgaaatttctctgttttctgtt GAGCGGCTGCAAGGTGAAGCAGCACGAGGCGCAGCCCCTGGTCCTGGGCATCAGCACTCAG GATGAAGGTGTGTTGATCTCAGAAATCCCAGATATTACAAATCGGGATGGACGTGCCACTGATGAGGAGAAGCTGGCCTCCACCACCTCCACGCAGAAAGCAGCCGGGCTGGAGAAGAAGGCTGAGCCAGAAGATGACTTGGAGTACTTTGAGTGCTCGAATGTCCCTGTGTCCACGGTGAAGCACAGACCAGAGGCAG GTTTTGAAAAGGAGATCTGCAAGCAGATGGAAAAGGATGGGCCTGGCATCTTCCCT GACAATCCTGGGCTGTGCTCCATGGACAAGTGCCCCAGCGTGAGCAGGAGCGAGAGTCCCCTGGCTGGCATCTGCCTCAGCGAGTCCGAGAAGGCGGCCGTGCTCACGCTCATCAGAGAGGAG ATAATCACCAAGGAGATCGAGGCCAATGAGTGGAAGAAGAAATACGAGGAGAGCCGGCAGGAAGTGCTGGAGATGAG GAAAATTGTGGCTGAGTATGAAAAGACCATTGCCCAGATGATAG AGGATGAGCAGAGGACAAACATGACATCTCAGAAGAACCTGCAGCAGCTTACAATGGAAAAGGACCAGGCTCTGGCAGACCTGAACTCGGTTGAGAGGTCCCTGTCGGATCTGTTCAGGAGATACGAAAACCTGAAGGGTGTCCTGGAAGGATTTAAGAAG AATGAAGAAGCTCTGAAGAAATGTGCTCAAGATTATCTAACCCGTGTCAAGCAGGAAGAGCAGCGGTATCAGGCCCTGAAAGTCCACGCAGAAGAAAAATTGGACAA AGCCAACGAGGAGATCGCCCAGGTGCGCACGAAGGCCAAGGCGGAGAGCGCGGCGCTGCACGCTGGGCTGCGCAAGGAGCAGATGAAGGTGGAGTCCCTGGAGAGAACCCTGCAGCAGAAG AACCAGGAGATTGAGGAGCTGACCAAGATCTGCGACGAGCTGATAGCGAAACTGGGAAAGTCAGACTGA